From Heteronotia binoei isolate CCM8104 ecotype False Entrance Well chromosome 3, APGP_CSIRO_Hbin_v1, whole genome shotgun sequence, a single genomic window includes:
- the LOC132568889 gene encoding anti-apoptotic protein NR13-like — MLSDLTAETRRLVDGYLRRNLSGSVLSHSHTAKTLRRVADKLESREKTFFHSICSTAILPEPGRADVHLRRVAVQMASDGGLNWGRVVALFVFTGTLATALAERGAHEEIGGLTEALVIYLSVEKREWLEAHGGWEGFYRYFNKHGSDSISRCDTKSNTIIATAGFVLAGLAFLMAVR; from the coding sequence ATGCTGAGCGATCTGACAGCCGAGACAAGGCGACTGGTGGATGGCTACTTGCGACGCAACCTGAGTGGTTCGGTGCTGTCTCACAGCCACACGGCCAAGACCCTGCGGAGAGTGGCTGACAAGCTGGAGAGCCGTGAGAAGACATTCTTTCACTCCATTTGCTCCACGGCAATCTTGCCGGAGCCTGGTAGGGCAGACGTCCATTTGAGACGTGTGGCGGTGCAGATGGCATCTGATGGCGGGCTTAACTGGGGTCGAGTAGTGGCGCTGTTTGTGTTCACCGGCACCTTGGCAACAGCTCTGGCTGAGCGGGGGGCCCACGAGGAGATCGGCGGCCTGACAGAGGCAttggtcatctatctgtctgtggagAAGCGCGAGTGGCTGGAGGCGCATGGTGGCTGGGAAGGGTTCTACCGCTACTTCAACAAACACGGTTCTGATTCAATCAGCCGGTGCGATACCAAAAGCAACACTATCATAGCAACCGCCGGATTTGTCCTAGCAGGATTAGCTTTCCTCATGGCCGTGAGATAA